In Roseomonas fluvialis, one genomic interval encodes:
- a CDS encoding GNAT family N-acetyltransferase, translated as MTEDDPGFGELRSGNLGVRLAVSADEIDAVQALRYRVFYTEMGAHADAATAATHRDRDDFDAVADHLLVVDHDRGEGAESVVGTYRLIRRPAAAKLGRWYSAAEYDISRITAFDGPLVECGRSCVDAAYRTRGTLQLLWGGIAAYVFKHRIGILFGCASLPGTDLDALADQLTYLAANHMAPEDIRPRALPDRYVDMMRRDPAGIDVKRTLVDLPPLVKGYLRLGGFVGDGAVLDHQFNTTDVAVLVKTDQITDKYYRHYERKVGGRD; from the coding sequence ATGACCGAGGACGACCCCGGCTTCGGGGAACTTCGGTCGGGCAATCTCGGTGTGCGGCTCGCGGTCAGTGCCGACGAGATCGATGCCGTGCAGGCGCTGCGCTACCGCGTCTTCTACACCGAGATGGGCGCGCATGCGGATGCCGCGACCGCCGCCACGCACCGCGACCGCGACGATTTCGACGCGGTGGCCGACCACCTGCTGGTGGTGGACCACGATCGCGGCGAGGGCGCGGAATCGGTCGTCGGCACCTATCGCCTGATCCGCCGCCCGGCGGCGGCGAAGCTCGGGCGCTGGTACTCGGCCGCGGAATACGACATCTCGCGCATCACGGCCTTCGACGGTCCGCTGGTGGAATGCGGCCGGTCCTGCGTGGATGCCGCATATCGCACGCGCGGCACGCTGCAACTTCTGTGGGGCGGCATTGCCGCCTACGTGTTCAAGCACCGCATCGGCATCCTGTTCGGCTGCGCGTCGTTGCCGGGCACCGACCTCGATGCCCTGGCCGACCAGCTCACCTACCTCGCCGCGAACCACATGGCGCCCGAGGACATCCGTCCGCGCGCCCTGCCGGACCGCTACGTGGACATGATGCGCCGCGATCCTGCGGGCATCGACGTGAAGCGCACGCTGGTCGACCTGCCGCCGCTGGTGAAGGGATACCTGCGCCTGGGCGGCTTCGTGGGCGACGGGGCGGTGCTGGACCATCAGTTCAACACCACCGATGTCGCTGTGCTCGTGAAGACCGACCAGATCACCGACAAGTATTACCGGCACTACGAACGCAAGGTCGGCGGGCGCGACTGA
- a CDS encoding YggT family protein translates to MQALFWLLDTALSLYVWALIISAILSLLLAFNVLDSRNRFVWTVADFFYRVTEPALRPIRKRLPNLGGVDLSPLVLIIALQALRILLATSIAPALGVYRF, encoded by the coding sequence ATGCAAGCATTGTTCTGGCTGCTCGACACGGCGCTCAGCCTGTATGTCTGGGCGCTGATCATCTCGGCGATCCTGTCGCTGCTGCTGGCCTTCAACGTGCTCGACAGCCGCAACCGTTTCGTCTGGACGGTGGCGGATTTCTTCTACCGCGTGACGGAACCCGCGCTCCGGCCGATCCGCAAGCGCCTGCCGAACCTGGGCGGGGTCGACCTGTCGCCGCTGGTGCTGATCATCGCGCTGCAGGCGCTGCGCATCCTGCTCGCGACATCGATCGCGCCGGCCCTCGGCGTCTATCGATTCTGA
- a CDS encoding tripartite tricarboxylate transporter substrate binding protein, protein MTITRRALGAAALAAPALSIARGASAQAAFPSRAVRIVVPYTPGGVSDITARLIADPLSATWGQPVPVENRAGADGVIGTEVVARAPADGYTLGLVSVGHPVNAAFYRLPFDTMRDFTFVTQTTATPLVLCAPRAFAPNTPAELVDHAKRNPGVTFAGTGGVVRLAPVLFAQRTGIQLEYVPYRGSTQAHPDLIANRVNIMFDTVPAALPHIQSGALKALATTGARRSPQLPDVPTMAEALLPGFEAATWGMIIAPANLPPAVLAKLNTDIRAALRTQTVIDRHNTLGAEIVSNDPDTMRAFVQAEMEKWVAAARAAGIQPQ, encoded by the coding sequence ATGACCATCACCCGCCGCGCCCTTGGCGCCGCCGCCCTTGCCGCCCCCGCCTTGTCCATCGCGCGCGGCGCCTCGGCGCAGGCCGCTTTCCCGAGCCGCGCCGTGCGGATCGTGGTGCCCTATACGCCCGGCGGCGTCTCCGACATCACGGCGCGGCTGATCGCCGACCCCCTGTCCGCCACCTGGGGCCAGCCCGTGCCGGTCGAGAACCGCGCCGGCGCGGATGGCGTGATCGGCACCGAGGTGGTCGCGCGTGCGCCGGCGGATGGCTACACGCTCGGCCTGGTGTCGGTCGGGCATCCGGTGAATGCCGCCTTCTATCGCCTGCCCTTCGACACCATGCGCGACTTCACCTTCGTCACGCAGACCACCGCCACGCCGCTGGTGCTCTGTGCGCCGCGCGCCTTCGCGCCGAATACGCCGGCCGAGCTGGTGGACCATGCGAAGCGCAACCCGGGCGTGACCTTCGCGGGCACCGGCGGGGTGGTGCGCCTGGCTCCAGTGCTGTTCGCGCAGCGCACCGGCATCCAGCTGGAATACGTGCCCTATCGCGGCAGCACGCAGGCGCATCCGGACCTGATCGCCAACCGCGTGAACATCATGTTCGACACCGTCCCGGCCGCGCTGCCGCACATCCAGTCGGGCGCGCTGAAGGCGCTGGCCACCACGGGGGCGCGCCGCAGCCCGCAGCTGCCCGACGTGCCCACCATGGCCGAGGCGCTGCTGCCGGGCTTCGAGGCCGCCACCTGGGGCATGATCATCGCGCCAGCCAACCTGCCGCCGGCAGTGCTGGCGAAGCTGAACACCGACATTCGCGCCGCCCTGCGCACCCAGACCGTGATCGACCGGCACAACACGCTGGGGGCGGAAATCGTGTCGAACGACCCGGACACCATGCGCGCCTTCGTGCAGGCGGAGATGGAGAAGTGGGTGGCGGCGGCGCGGGCCGCGGGAATCCAGCCGCAGTAG
- a CDS encoding FMN-binding negative transcriptional regulator, whose amino-acid sequence MYTPAAFREDDPAILHAVMRAARLALLVSAAPDGGAPEATHLPLLIDPDQGPHGTIVGHLAKANPQWRSLAAGAAARAIFPGPEAYVSPSNYASKAEHGRVVPTWNYVAVHAIGPVEVIEDAARLHALVSRLTDHHETPRAQPWAVGDAPEPFIAGQLKGIVGIVLRIETLIGKRKLSQNRSAADRDGVARGLAASDDAADRALAQAMAAEPSD is encoded by the coding sequence ATGTACACGCCAGCCGCCTTCCGCGAGGACGACCCCGCCATCCTGCACGCCGTGATGCGCGCGGCGCGCCTGGCGCTGCTGGTCAGCGCCGCGCCCGATGGCGGCGCGCCCGAGGCGACCCACCTGCCGCTGCTGATCGATCCTGACCAGGGCCCGCACGGCACGATCGTCGGCCACCTGGCCAAGGCGAACCCGCAATGGCGGTCGCTGGCGGCTGGTGCGGCGGCGCGCGCGATCTTCCCGGGGCCGGAGGCCTATGTCTCGCCCTCCAACTACGCCAGCAAGGCCGAGCATGGGCGCGTCGTGCCGACCTGGAACTACGTGGCGGTCCACGCCATCGGCCCGGTCGAGGTGATCGAGGACGCCGCGCGCCTGCATGCGCTGGTCAGCCGCCTGACCGACCACCACGAGACCCCGCGCGCGCAGCCCTGGGCCGTGGGCGACGCACCGGAGCCGTTCATCGCCGGGCAACTCAAGGGCATCGTCGGCATCGTGCTGCGGATCGAGACACTGATCGGCAAGCGCAAGCTCAGCCAGAACCGCAGCGCCGCGGACCGCGATGGTGTGGCGCGCGGGCTGGCGGCCAGCGACGATGCGGCCGACCGCGCGCTGGCGCAGGCGATGGCGGCCGAACCGAGCGACTGA
- the folD gene encoding bifunctional methylenetetrahydrofolate dehydrogenase/methenyltetrahydrofolate cyclohydrolase FolD, whose amino-acid sequence MTARILDGKAIAARLRAGLAARVATLSFQPGLRVVRVGDDPASGVYVRNKDRAAAEAGFDSATIHLPADTTEAALLATIARLNADPAVDGILVQLPLPAQIRAEAAIAAVDPAKDVDGFHPINAGRLAAGQPGLVPCTPRGVMHILAESGIDLRGARAVVLGRSQIVGRPMAQLLLGADCTVTVAHSRTRDIAAECRRAEVLVAAVGRAEMVRGDWIAPGAVVVDVGINRLADGRLVGDVAYAEALTVAGAITPVPGGVGPMTIACLLENTLEAALARRGT is encoded by the coding sequence GTGACCGCGCGCATCCTGGATGGCAAGGCGATCGCCGCGCGGTTGCGCGCGGGCCTGGCCGCACGCGTCGCCACGCTGTCCTTCCAACCCGGCCTGCGCGTGGTGCGGGTGGGCGACGACCCGGCCTCGGGCGTCTATGTCCGCAACAAGGATCGCGCGGCGGCCGAGGCCGGCTTCGATAGCGCCACCATCCATTTGCCCGCCGACACGACCGAGGCCGCGCTGCTCGCCACCATCGCGCGCCTGAACGCCGACCCGGCGGTGGACGGCATCCTGGTGCAATTGCCACTGCCCGCGCAGATCCGCGCCGAGGCCGCGATCGCCGCCGTCGATCCGGCGAAGGACGTGGACGGCTTCCATCCGATCAATGCCGGCCGTCTCGCGGCGGGGCAGCCAGGCCTGGTGCCCTGCACGCCGCGCGGGGTCATGCACATCCTGGCAGAGTCTGGCATCGACCTGCGCGGCGCGCGCGCGGTGGTGCTGGGCCGGTCGCAGATCGTCGGCCGACCCATGGCGCAGCTGCTGCTGGGTGCCGATTGCACCGTGACCGTCGCACATTCCCGCACCCGCGACATCGCCGCCGAATGCCGCCGCGCCGAGGTGCTGGTCGCGGCCGTCGGGCGGGCGGAGATGGTCCGCGGCGACTGGATCGCCCCCGGCGCTGTCGTCGTCGATGTCGGCATCAACCGCCTGGCGGACGGGCGCCTGGTCGGTGACGTTGCCTATGCCGAGGCCCTGACGGTCGCGGGTGCCATCACGCCGGTGCCGGGCGGCGTGGGTCCCATGACGATCGCCTGCCTGCTCGAGAACACGCTGGAGGCGGCGCTGGCGCGCCGGGGGACGTGA
- a CDS encoding DUF167 domain-containing protein: MAFWRADASGVTVRVKVQPKARRPGLGGLKAAADGPRLSLAVTEAPEDGRANRAACATLAAALGVAASAVEVAHGATSREKTLHVAGDAGLLGPRLEALA, encoded by the coding sequence ATGGCCTTCTGGCGCGCTGATGCGTCGGGCGTGACGGTGCGCGTGAAGGTGCAGCCCAAGGCGCGCCGGCCGGGCCTCGGTGGGCTCAAGGCGGCGGCGGACGGGCCGCGGCTGTCGCTGGCGGTGACCGAGGCGCCGGAGGATGGCCGCGCCAACCGCGCCGCCTGCGCCACGTTGGCTGCGGCCCTCGGTGTCGCCGCCTCGGCGGTCGAGGTGGCCCACGGCGCGACCAGCCGCGAGAAGACACTGCACGTGGCCGGCGATGCCGGCCTGCTCGGCCCGCGGCTCGAGGCACTGGCGTGA
- a CDS encoding sulfurtransferase TusA family protein, producing MTFVRVRLALDRLPPGAILDVLLKGDEPLRNVPRTAAEQGHQVVSQAELPGGVTRLVLRRKG from the coding sequence ATGACCTTTGTTCGGGTCCGGCTCGCCCTGGATCGACTGCCGCCGGGCGCCATCCTCGACGTCCTGCTGAAGGGGGATGAACCGCTGCGCAACGTGCCGCGCACCGCCGCGGAACAAGGCCACCAAGTGGTCTCGCAGGCGGAGTTGCCCGGCGGCGTCACGCGCCTGGTGCTGCGCCGCAAGGGCTGA
- a CDS encoding amidase, with protein sequence MTHDLIRLTATEAVAKLRAREITPLDLIDAAAARIARVEPEVNALPTLCLDRARDHAKALMRGQRREAEGEPGWLGGLPVAIKDLTEVAGVRTTFGSPIFADHVPDRSHPVVERIERRGGIVIAKSNTPEFGAGGSTFNEVFGRTRNPWNTSLTCGGSTGGGAVALATGEVWLAHGSDHGGSLRRPATYCSVVGLRPSPGRVTRGAQEDLWSPLSVQGPMARNIADLALFLDTMAGWDIDDPMTYDEPSRSYADAVAAAEREAPLRIAFTADFGGALPMDREMREICAREVRRFESLGIAVEEIHPDLGALNEAFLVLRSQHFVVDREELLATKRHLLKPDIVWQTERGLAETPSRLAWAEHERARFYRAMRDVFARCDVLVTPGASTPAFDVNLRAPEKIAGKVLDNYMGGSLINAFATLASCPAVAVPCGFDRHGRPVGLQVVAPPRQDARALQVAVLFERLSGLDRMLPIDPRPGVVPPYE encoded by the coding sequence ATGACCCACGACCTGATCCGCCTGACCGCCACCGAGGCCGTGGCGAAGCTGCGCGCGCGGGAGATCACGCCGCTCGACCTCATCGACGCCGCCGCCGCGCGGATCGCGCGCGTGGAGCCGGAGGTGAACGCACTGCCGACGCTGTGCCTCGACCGCGCGCGCGACCACGCGAAGGCGCTGATGCGCGGGCAGCGGCGCGAGGCGGAGGGCGAACCCGGCTGGCTCGGCGGCCTGCCGGTTGCGATCAAGGACCTGACGGAGGTGGCTGGCGTGCGCACCACCTTCGGCAGCCCGATCTTCGCCGACCACGTCCCCGACCGCAGCCACCCGGTGGTCGAGCGCATCGAACGCCGCGGCGGCATCGTCATCGCCAAGTCCAACACGCCGGAATTCGGCGCCGGCGGTTCGACCTTCAACGAGGTGTTCGGGCGCACGCGCAATCCGTGGAACACGTCGCTCACCTGCGGTGGGTCGACCGGCGGCGGGGCGGTGGCGCTCGCGACCGGAGAGGTCTGGCTGGCGCATGGGTCCGATCATGGCGGGTCGTTGCGCCGTCCCGCGACCTACTGTTCCGTGGTGGGGCTGCGGCCCTCGCCGGGGCGCGTCACGCGCGGCGCGCAGGAAGACCTGTGGTCGCCGCTGTCGGTGCAGGGGCCGATGGCGCGCAACATCGCCGACCTGGCGCTGTTCCTCGACACCATGGCGGGCTGGGACATCGACGACCCGATGACCTACGACGAACCGTCGCGGTCCTACGCCGACGCCGTCGCAGCGGCGGAGCGCGAGGCGCCGCTGCGCATCGCCTTCACCGCCGATTTCGGCGGCGCCCTGCCGATGGATCGCGAGATGCGCGAGATCTGTGCGCGCGAAGTGCGCCGCTTCGAGAGCCTCGGCATCGCCGTGGAGGAGATCCACCCCGACCTCGGCGCGCTGAACGAGGCCTTCCTGGTGCTGCGCAGCCAGCACTTCGTGGTGGACCGCGAGGAACTTCTCGCGACGAAGCGTCACCTGCTCAAGCCGGACATCGTCTGGCAGACCGAACGCGGGCTGGCCGAGACACCCTCGCGCCTCGCCTGGGCGGAGCACGAGCGGGCGCGCTTCTACCGGGCGATGCGCGACGTATTCGCGCGCTGCGACGTGCTGGTGACGCCGGGGGCATCGACACCCGCCTTCGATGTGAACCTGCGCGCGCCGGAGAAGATCGCGGGAAAGGTGCTCGACAACTACATGGGCGGGTCGCTGATCAATGCCTTCGCGACGCTGGCGAGCTGCCCCGCGGTGGCGGTGCCCTGCGGCTTCGACCGGCACGGGCGGCCGGTTGGCCTGCAGGTGGTGGCACCCCCGCGGCAGGATGCGCGTGCGCTGCAGGTGGCGGTGCTGTTCGAACGGCTCAGTGGTCTGGACCGGATGCTGCCGATCGACCCGCGCCCGGGCGTGGTGCCGCCCTACGAGTGA
- the tsaB gene encoding tRNA (adenosine(37)-N6)-threonylcarbamoyltransferase complex dimerization subunit type 1 TsaB — MKILAIEGALARCSAAVLADGVVLAAAAADAPRGQPALLPPMVQDVLTRAGLDAAALDAVVVGIGPGGFTGLRAAIALAAGIAQGAGRPLAGITTGEALLAALPAGLRAGRAAWAAVDNRRGRVVLEVFAPGADVPSAPLVVALDSLPPADSPVLVLGDAAEAVATALRARGNDAHAHEGLPDATHLARLAAARLRAGLAPRPAAPLYAEPPAVTAPAGAVPA, encoded by the coding sequence ATGAAGATCCTCGCCATCGAAGGCGCGCTCGCGCGCTGTTCGGCCGCCGTGCTGGCGGATGGCGTGGTGCTGGCCGCCGCGGCGGCCGATGCGCCGCGCGGCCAGCCCGCGCTGCTGCCGCCGATGGTGCAGGACGTTCTCACGCGCGCGGGCCTGGATGCGGCCGCGCTCGACGCCGTCGTGGTCGGCATCGGGCCAGGCGGCTTCACCGGCCTGCGCGCCGCCATCGCGCTGGCCGCCGGCATCGCGCAGGGCGCCGGCCGGCCCTTGGCCGGCATCACCACCGGGGAGGCGCTGTTGGCCGCGCTGCCCGCAGGTCTGCGCGCCGGTCGTGCCGCCTGGGCGGCGGTCGACAACCGGCGCGGGCGGGTGGTGCTGGAAGTCTTCGCACCCGGCGCGGATGTGCCATCGGCGCCGCTGGTCGTCGCACTGGATTCGCTGCCGCCCGCCGACAGCCCCGTGCTGGTGCTGGGCGATGCCGCCGAGGCGGTGGCCACGGCACTGCGCGCCCGCGGCAATGATGCGCACGCGCATGAGGGCCTGCCCGACGCCACGCACCTCGCGCGGCTGGCGGCGGCGCGGCTGCGGGCCGGACTCGCGCCGCGCCCCGCCGCACCGCTCTACGCGGAGCCGCCAGCGGTGACCGCCCCCGCCGGCGCGGTGCCTGCCTGA
- a CDS encoding MucR family transcriptional regulator — MAESNPSSELLGLTAQIVSAHVSHNPVPASELPNLIQEVFRTLSGVGSAPPPEPERPQPAVPIKKSITPGYLICLEDGKKLKMLKRHLKTSYNLSPEQYRERWGLPADYPMVAPDYAKHRSSLAKKIGLGTTPRSRGKAKGG, encoded by the coding sequence GTGGCCGAATCCAATCCCAGCAGTGAACTTCTCGGCCTGACCGCGCAGATCGTATCGGCGCATGTCTCGCACAACCCGGTCCCGGCGTCCGAATTGCCGAATCTGATCCAGGAAGTGTTTCGTACCCTGTCGGGCGTCGGCAGCGCGCCGCCACCGGAACCCGAACGGCCGCAGCCGGCGGTGCCGATCAAGAAGTCCATCACGCCGGGCTACCTGATCTGCCTCGAGGATGGGAAGAAGCTCAAGATGCTGAAGCGGCATCTCAAGACTTCGTACAACCTCTCGCCGGAACAGTACCGCGAACGCTGGGGCTTGCCGGCCGACTATCCCATGGTGGCGCCGGACTACGCGAAGCATCGTTCCTCGCTGGCGAAGAAGATCGGGCTCGGCACCACGCCGCGTTCGCGCGGCAAGGCCAAGGGGGGCTGA
- a CDS encoding Fur family transcriptional regulator, with protein MESRTRPRLPPTEAPPSRIERLCIERGLKMTGQRRLIARVLSEAEDHPDVEDVYRRALALDSKVSIATVYRTVRLLEENGILEKRDFGGGRARYDLADRGHHHHLIDVDSGRVIEFADKEFDALAQRLAQRLGFDLVGQRLELFGRKPTEAPRTTPRRRAGGDT; from the coding sequence ATGGAGAGCCGGACCCGACCGCGCCTGCCGCCGACCGAGGCACCACCGTCCCGCATCGAACGGCTGTGCATCGAGCGCGGCCTCAAGATGACCGGGCAGCGGCGGCTGATCGCGCGCGTGCTGAGCGAGGCGGAAGACCACCCCGATGTCGAGGATGTCTATCGCCGCGCGCTGGCACTCGACAGCAAGGTCTCGATCGCGACCGTCTACCGCACCGTACGGCTGCTCGAGGAGAACGGCATCCTCGAGAAGCGCGACTTCGGCGGCGGGCGCGCGCGCTACGACCTGGCCGACCGCGGCCATCATCATCACCTGATCGACGTGGACAGCGGCCGCGTCATCGAATTCGCCGACAAGGAATTCGACGCCCTCGCGCAGCGCCTCGCGCAGCGGCTCGGCTTCGACCTGGTCGGCCAGCGCCTGGAACTGTTCGGCCGCAAGCCGACCGAGGCGCCGCGCACCACCCCGCGCCGCCGCGCCGGGGGCGACACATGA
- the rimI gene encoding ribosomal protein S18-alanine N-acetyltransferase, which yields MHAEAFSPADRWGASAIGLLAALPGHFTLLATRGGDPVGFAMGRVAAQEAEVLTLAVHPAARRGGAGAALMRALMTAAAQRGASDMFLEVSEQNAAARRLYARLGATEAGRRRRYYPDGSDALVLRLALSPCGAAPGA from the coding sequence CTGCATGCCGAGGCCTTCTCCCCCGCCGACCGCTGGGGTGCCTCGGCGATCGGCCTGCTGGCCGCGCTGCCCGGGCATTTCACGCTGTTGGCGACGCGCGGCGGGGATCCGGTCGGGTTCGCCATGGGCCGCGTGGCGGCGCAGGAGGCCGAGGTGCTGACGCTCGCGGTACATCCGGCCGCGCGGCGCGGCGGGGCGGGTGCCGCGCTGATGCGCGCGTTGATGACTGCGGCGGCACAGCGCGGTGCCAGCGACATGTTCCTCGAAGTATCGGAGCAGAATGCCGCGGCACGACGGCTCTATGCGCGCCTGGGCGCCACCGAGGCCGGGCGGCGGCGGCGCTACTATCCGGATGGGTCGGACGCGCTGGTTTTGCGCCTGGCGCTCAGCCCTTGCGGCGCAGCACCAGGCGCGTGA
- a CDS encoding DUF3429 domain-containing protein, which yields MSESTLPRAARHLGLAGLIPTVAMIAGLLLLPDWRDIIAKAGLAYGAVIASFVGGAWWGLVARAETVAPRLLVLSVLPSLMAWPALLVPPATGLLVLGVVFAALLPTDRRLVAEGIAPGWWMDLRRPLSWGMAALHLAGGVFLSLAASGYALLP from the coding sequence ATGAGCGAATCGACCCTTCCGCGCGCGGCGCGCCACCTTGGCCTCGCGGGGCTGATCCCGACCGTGGCGATGATCGCGGGCCTGCTGCTGCTGCCCGACTGGCGCGACATCATCGCGAAAGCCGGGCTGGCCTATGGTGCGGTGATCGCGAGCTTCGTGGGCGGTGCCTGGTGGGGCCTCGTGGCGCGCGCGGAGACGGTGGCGCCGCGGCTGCTCGTGCTGTCAGTGCTGCCGTCGCTGATGGCCTGGCCGGCGCTGCTGGTACCGCCGGCGACGGGGCTGCTGGTGCTGGGGGTGGTCTTCGCGGCGTTGCTGCCGACCGACCGCCGGCTGGTGGCGGAGGGCATCGCCCCGGGCTGGTGGATGGACCTGCGGCGACCGCTGTCCTGGGGGATGGCGGCGCTGCATTTGGCCGGCGGCGTGTTCCTGTCCCTGGCCGCGTCGGGGTACGCGTTGCTGCCGTGA